One window of Deinococcus planocerae genomic DNA carries:
- the aceE gene encoding pyruvate dehydrogenase (acetyl-transferring), homodimeric type, protein MTKLPPRAGLSPQEREQLNTVETQEWLDSLAYVFAHAGDDRAAQLLEDLDHYAYFHGAPIQFKQNTPYINTIDADVQPDYPGDLELERRIRNAIRWNAVAMVVKANKKSDGIGGHLSTYASSAELLEVGFNHFFRGHGAGVSRDLIFFQGHASPGIYARSFLEGRFTEAQLNNFRRELSPNGPGLSSYPHTWLMPHYWEFPTVSMGLGPIQAIYQARFIKYLENRGLREKGDAKVWAFLGDGEMDEPQSVGALRFAAYENLDNIVFVLNANLQRLDGPVRANSKVIQEFEALFRGAGWNVIKVVWDSKWDELLAKDYNGAIVKRFEALVDGESQRYAAFGGRELREKFFNTPELQALIEGWTDADLELLNRGGHDVKKIYAAYKQATEHRGSPTVIIARTVKGYGLGETAQARNVAHQVKKLEFDALKTLRTLLELPLTDEQVEHLDFYNPGPDAPEVKYMLERRAALGGFVPERIVDYPHPTVPTGEFYEEFAAGSKGRAVSTTMAAVQVISKLLRDKGIGKYIVPIVPDEARTFGMDALVPRIGIYSPRGQTYQPVDAGSLMAYKESVDGQMLEEGITEDGAMASWIAAATSYANHGIPTIPFYVFYSMFGMQRIGDLVWAAADQRARGFLFGATAGRTTLAGEGLQHQDGNSLLQAYVVPNLKVYDPAFAYELAVIVERGIQRMYVDGIDEFYYVTIDNENEVQPAMPEDGRSHEEIRDGIVRGMYRFQTSGNKKAKLRAQILASGPAMGAALEAVQKLEAYGVAADVWSVTSYKELHQEALAVQRHNMLHPTEKPGVSYVASQLSKENAPGVLISVSDYVKLGADGLNGHLDRKLWTLGTDGFGRSEAREELRDFFEVDARHVVLATLYALQQGGQVKGEVVQKAITELGIDPERMNPAVR, encoded by the coding sequence ATGACAAAATTGCCGCCGCGCGCCGGCCTGTCGCCGCAGGAACGCGAACAGCTCAACACCGTGGAGACGCAGGAGTGGCTCGACTCGCTCGCGTACGTCTTCGCCCACGCGGGCGACGACCGGGCGGCGCAGCTCCTCGAAGACCTCGACCACTACGCCTACTTCCACGGGGCGCCCATACAGTTCAAGCAGAACACGCCCTACATCAACACCATCGACGCCGACGTGCAGCCCGACTACCCGGGCGACCTCGAACTCGAACGCCGCATCCGCAACGCGATCCGCTGGAACGCCGTGGCGATGGTCGTCAAGGCGAACAAGAAGTCGGATGGGATCGGCGGCCACCTCTCCACCTACGCGTCCTCCGCGGAGCTGCTGGAAGTCGGCTTCAACCACTTCTTCCGCGGGCACGGGGCGGGGGTCAGCCGCGACCTGATCTTCTTCCAGGGGCACGCCAGCCCGGGCATCTACGCGCGCTCGTTCCTGGAGGGCCGCTTCACGGAAGCGCAGCTCAACAATTTCCGCCGCGAGCTGAGCCCGAACGGCCCCGGTCTGTCGAGCTATCCCCACACCTGGCTGATGCCGCACTACTGGGAGTTCCCGACCGTCAGCATGGGGCTGGGTCCCATCCAGGCGATCTACCAGGCGCGCTTCATCAAGTACCTGGAGAACCGGGGCCTGCGCGAGAAGGGCGACGCCAAGGTCTGGGCCTTCCTGGGCGACGGCGAGATGGACGAGCCGCAGTCGGTGGGGGCGTTGCGCTTCGCCGCCTACGAGAACCTCGACAACATCGTCTTCGTCCTCAACGCCAACCTCCAGCGCCTCGACGGGCCGGTGCGGGCCAACTCGAAGGTGATTCAGGAATTCGAGGCGCTCTTCCGGGGGGCGGGCTGGAACGTCATCAAGGTCGTGTGGGATTCCAAGTGGGACGAGCTGCTCGCCAAGGATTACAACGGCGCCATCGTCAAGCGCTTCGAGGCCCTGGTGGACGGCGAATCGCAGCGGTATGCGGCCTTCGGCGGCAGGGAGTTGCGCGAGAAGTTCTTCAACACGCCCGAACTCCAGGCGCTGATCGAAGGCTGGACGGACGCGGACCTGGAGCTGCTGAACCGCGGCGGGCACGATGTCAAGAAGATTTACGCGGCGTACAAGCAGGCGACCGAGCACCGGGGCAGTCCGACCGTCATCATCGCGCGCACGGTGAAGGGCTACGGCCTCGGCGAGACGGCGCAGGCGCGCAACGTCGCCCACCAGGTCAAGAAGCTGGAGTTCGACGCCCTCAAGACCCTGCGCACCCTGCTGGAACTGCCCCTCACCGACGAGCAGGTGGAGCACCTCGACTTCTACAACCCCGGGCCCGACGCGCCCGAGGTAAAGTACATGCTCGAACGGCGGGCGGCGCTGGGCGGCTTCGTGCCCGAGCGGATCGTGGACTACCCGCATCCCACCGTGCCGACGGGTGAGTTCTACGAGGAGTTCGCCGCCGGGAGCAAGGGCCGCGCGGTGAGCACCACGATGGCCGCCGTGCAGGTGATCTCCAAGCTGCTGCGCGACAAGGGCATCGGCAAGTACATCGTGCCCATCGTGCCGGACGAGGCGCGGACCTTCGGCATGGACGCCCTCGTGCCGCGCATCGGCATCTACTCGCCGCGCGGGCAGACGTACCAGCCGGTCGATGCCGGGTCGCTGATGGCCTACAAGGAGAGCGTGGACGGGCAGATGCTCGAGGAAGGCATCACCGAGGACGGCGCGATGGCCTCGTGGATCGCCGCCGCGACGAGCTACGCGAACCACGGCATCCCGACCATCCCCTTCTACGTCTTCTACTCGATGTTCGGAATGCAGCGCATCGGCGACCTCGTGTGGGCCGCCGCCGACCAGCGGGCGCGCGGCTTCCTCTTCGGGGCGACGGCGGGCCGCACCACCCTGGCGGGTGAGGGCCTCCAGCACCAGGACGGCAACAGCCTCCTTCAGGCGTACGTGGTGCCCAACCTCAAGGTGTACGACCCCGCCTTCGCCTACGAACTCGCGGTGATCGTCGAGCGCGGCATCCAGCGGATGTACGTGGACGGGATCGACGAGTTCTACTACGTCACCATCGACAACGAGAACGAGGTCCAGCCCGCCATGCCGGAGGACGGGCGCAGCCACGAGGAGATTCGTGACGGGATCGTCCGGGGCATGTACCGCTTCCAGACGAGCGGGAACAAGAAGGCCAAGCTCAGGGCCCAGATTCTCGCCAGCGGCCCGGCGATGGGTGCGGCGCTGGAGGCCGTGCAGAAGCTCGAGGCCTACGGGGTCGCCGCCGACGTGTGGTCGGTGACGAGCTACAAGGAACTCCACCAGGAGGCCCTGGCCGTGCAGCGCCACAACATGCTGCACCCGACCGAGAAGCCGGGGGTCAGCTACGTCGCCTCGCAACTGAGCAAGGAGAACGCGCCCGGCGTCCTGATCTCGGTGAGCGACTACGTGAAGCTGGGCGCCGACGGCCTGAACGGGCACCTCGACCGCAAGCTGTGGACGCTGGGCACCGACGGCTTCGGTCGCTCGGAAGCCCGCGAGGAGTTGCGCGACTTTTTCGAGGTGGACGCGCGGCACGTCGTCCTCGCCACCCTGTACGCCCTTCAGCAGGGCGGGCAGGTGAAAGGCGAGGTCGTTCAGAAGGCGATCACCGAGCTGGGCATCGACCCCGAGCGGATGAACCCGGCGGTGCGTTAA